One segment of Neobacillus endophyticus DNA contains the following:
- the yfmH gene encoding EF-P 5-aminopentanol modification-associated protein YfmH → MEKINFDQLQEELYHEKLPNGLQVYILPKKGFNKTYATFTTKYGSVDNTFVPLAKDEYVKVPDGIAHFLEHKLFEKEDGDVFQQFSRQGASANAFTSFTRTAYLFSSTNDVEKNLETLIDFVQDPYFSEKTVEKEKGIIGQEITMYDDNPDWRLYFGLIQNLYQNHPVKIDIAGTIESISHITKDWLYECYNTFYHPSNMLLFIVGPVEPEQIMKQIRDNQAKKDYKDMPEIKRKFPEEPEQAAEKKQVLQMNVQTSKCLLGIKAIHINQTGEEMLKNELTMNVLLDLLFGRSSKHYDQLYNDGLVDETFSYDYTQEQGFGFAMVGGDTNDPDQLASRLEEILLSAKNENAFTEDQLDRAKKKKIGAFLRAINSPEYIANQFTRYAFNEMNLFDVVPTLEKITLKDVQSLAGELMEKERFSVCQVVPKK, encoded by the coding sequence ATGGAGAAAATTAATTTTGACCAGCTTCAAGAAGAGCTTTATCATGAGAAACTGCCGAATGGACTACAGGTTTACATTTTACCGAAAAAAGGCTTTAACAAAACGTATGCTACTTTTACAACAAAATATGGTTCGGTAGATAATACTTTTGTTCCGCTCGCAAAAGATGAATATGTTAAGGTTCCCGACGGTATCGCTCATTTTTTAGAGCATAAATTATTTGAAAAGGAAGATGGAGATGTTTTTCAGCAGTTTTCAAGACAGGGAGCTTCGGCAAACGCCTTTACTTCCTTTACCAGGACGGCTTATCTCTTTTCCAGTACAAATGATGTCGAAAAAAATCTCGAAACATTGATTGATTTTGTTCAAGATCCTTATTTTTCTGAAAAAACAGTAGAAAAGGAAAAAGGCATCATTGGGCAGGAAATTACCATGTACGATGATAATCCGGATTGGCGCTTATATTTTGGACTTATCCAAAATTTATATCAAAACCATCCGGTTAAAATTGATATTGCCGGTACGATTGAATCTATTTCGCATATAACTAAAGATTGGCTGTACGAATGCTACAATACGTTCTATCATCCAAGTAATATGCTGTTGTTTATTGTTGGACCTGTTGAACCTGAGCAGATCATGAAGCAAATACGGGACAATCAAGCTAAAAAAGATTATAAAGATATGCCTGAAATTAAGCGGAAATTCCCTGAAGAACCAGAACAAGCAGCTGAGAAAAAACAAGTGCTGCAAATGAACGTACAGACATCTAAATGTTTATTAGGGATTAAGGCTATTCACATTAATCAAACAGGCGAAGAAATGCTGAAAAACGAATTAACTATGAATGTGCTTTTGGATCTTCTTTTTGGAAGAAGTTCAAAGCATTATGATCAACTTTATAATGATGGTTTGGTTGATGAAACATTTTCTTATGATTATACGCAGGAGCAGGGGTTTGGTTTTGCCATGGTTGGAGGGGATACAAATGATCCTGATCAACTGGCATCACGTCTAGAAGAAATCTTGCTTTCAGCAAAAAATGAAAATGCCTTCACAGAAGATCAATTAGATCGGGCCAAAAAGAAAAAAATTGGAGCATTTTTACGAGCTATCAATTCACCAGAATATATTGCCAACCAATTTACCCGCTATGCTTTTAATGAAATGAATCTATTCGATGTTGTTCCGACATTGGAAAAAATTACGTTAAAAGACGTACAGTCTCTAGCTGGAGAATTAATGGAAAAAGAGCGTTTTTCCGTTTGTCAGGTAGTGCCTAAAAAGTAA
- the ymfI gene encoding elongation factor P 5-aminopentanone reductase produces the protein MKKYVLITGASGGIGQAVAYHLAEKGYQLYLHYHKNEQSVQNLMKNLNRFGGEYIPVQADLSNPDGYKKLCSQIFSLDAIIYGSGTSHYGLLMDLKQEEAEQLLHIHVLSPLMLTKELLPKLLGKGSGNIILITSIWGQTGAACEVAYSTVKGAQISFVKSLSKELALNGIRVNAIAPGAVETRMMEGFTHEEIERITFEIPMGRLGNPEEIAKGAAFLLSDESSYMTGQVLAINGGWYT, from the coding sequence ATGAAGAAATATGTTTTAATAACGGGAGCAAGTGGTGGAATCGGACAGGCGGTTGCCTATCATTTAGCCGAAAAAGGCTATCAATTATATTTGCACTATCATAAAAATGAACAATCCGTCCAGAACTTAATGAAGAATCTTAACCGCTTTGGCGGTGAATATATTCCTGTTCAAGCTGATTTATCCAATCCTGATGGCTATAAAAAGTTGTGCTCACAAATTTTTTCTCTCGATGCGATTATTTATGGCAGCGGGACCAGCCACTATGGCTTGTTAATGGATCTTAAACAAGAGGAAGCAGAACAGCTGCTTCATATTCATGTTTTAAGCCCACTTATGTTAACGAAGGAACTTCTGCCGAAATTATTGGGAAAAGGATCCGGAAATATTATCCTTATCACATCGATATGGGGGCAAACTGGGGCGGCATGTGAAGTAGCTTATTCGACGGTAAAGGGAGCTCAAATCTCCTTTGTAAAGTCTCTGAGTAAAGAATTAGCCCTGAACGGAATTCGAGTGAATGCCATTGCACCTGGTGCAGTAGAAACGAGGATGATGGAAGGATTTACACATGAAGAAATCGAACGAATAACCTTTGAAATACCAATGGGAAGATTGGGGAATCCAGAGGAAATTGCCAAAGGAGCCGCTTTTTTATTGTCTGATGAATCCAGTTATATGACTGGACAGGTTCTAGCGATAAATGGTGGCTGGTATACTTAA
- a CDS encoding DUF3243 domain-containing protein — protein sequence MSVLDNWHQWQEFLGDRLDHAQNQGMSEGAINNLAVQIGDYLARNVDPKNEQERVLSDMWSVASPQEQQAIASVMVKLVKQ from the coding sequence ATGTCTGTTTTAGATAACTGGCATCAATGGCAAGAATTTTTGGGCGATCGACTTGATCATGCTCAAAACCAAGGTATGAGCGAAGGAGCGATTAACAATCTTGCTGTTCAAATTGGCGATTATCTGGCCAGAAATGTAGATCCTAAAAATGAGCAGGAGAGAGTTCTTTCAGATATGTGGTCAGTGGCATCCCCTCAAGAACAACAGGCAATTGCGAGTGTAATGGTTAAACTAGTCAAACAATAA
- a CDS encoding DUF3388 domain-containing protein: MKKEWYLEYEITKNRPGLLGDISSLLGMLSINIVTINGVNEGRRGLLIKAEDDNQIKRLESILHTMDTIKIIKLREPKMLDRLAVRHGRYILRDADDKKTFRFVRDELGILVDFMAELFKQEGHKLIGIRGMPRVGKTESLVAASVCANKRWLFVSSTLLKQTIRNQLIEDEYNSNNLFILDGIVSTKRANERHWQLVREIMRMPSVKVVEHPDILVRNSEYTLDDFDYIIELRNHADEEITYEVVDQHSFISGSDFGDFDF; the protein is encoded by the coding sequence TTGAAAAAAGAATGGTATTTAGAATATGAGATTACAAAGAACCGTCCAGGCTTATTAGGCGACATTTCATCCCTCTTAGGAATGCTATCTATTAATATTGTTACCATAAATGGAGTAAATGAAGGAAGGCGCGGACTGCTGATTAAGGCAGAAGATGATAATCAAATAAAACGACTTGAGTCAATTTTACATACAATGGACACAATAAAAATAATCAAACTAAGAGAGCCGAAAATGCTTGACCGGCTAGCTGTCAGACATGGACGCTATATTCTTAGAGATGCCGATGACAAAAAAACTTTCCGCTTTGTAAGAGATGAGCTTGGAATATTAGTTGATTTTATGGCAGAATTGTTTAAGCAGGAAGGACATAAGCTGATCGGGATTCGGGGAATGCCGCGTGTGGGAAAAACGGAATCACTTGTCGCGGCAAGCGTTTGTGCTAATAAGCGATGGTTATTTGTTTCATCGACTCTTTTAAAGCAGACAATCCGTAATCAACTAATTGAAGATGAGTATAATTCCAATAATTTATTCATCCTTGATGGTATTGTTTCAACGAAAAGAGCAAATGAACGCCATTGGCAGCTGGTAAGGGAAATCATGCGGATGCCTTCGGTGAAAGTGGTTGAGCATCCTGATATTTTAGTACGAAACTCGGAGTATACACTCGATGATTTTGATTATATCATTGAACTTCGAAATCATGCTGATGAGGAAATTACTTACGAGGTTGTTGATCAACATAGTTTTATATCTGGTTCTGACTTCGGAGATTTTGATTTTTAA
- a CDS encoding helix-turn-helix domain-containing protein, which translates to MTELGNRLKEARLEKNLSLDDLQSMTKIQKRYLIGIEEGNYSSMPGNFYVRAFIKQYAETLGLNPEEIFETYKSEIPASHNEDVPQLSRVKTQKTISEGNARVFDILPKVLIAVFVIGVAGIFYYFISHHSGSISNQSSKKDNEPVKVITNKVKANETDTADKKDSQNTANQAKKDNPSPPAVQQQVKQEVSVVQSSGRNTTYSVKNTSKFVVKLVSRGTTWVSIKTGSGKSVFQGMLTKGTSESQTADLSAETMAVIKVGNAADTDIYVNDEKLQYAIPPSQSVQNITIQYVPKS; encoded by the coding sequence GTGACTGAATTAGGGAATCGATTAAAAGAAGCCCGTTTAGAAAAAAATTTGAGTTTAGATGATCTTCAATCCATGACAAAAATTCAAAAACGCTATTTAATTGGCATTGAAGAGGGTAACTATTCAAGTATGCCGGGCAATTTTTATGTACGTGCATTTATTAAGCAATATGCTGAAACGTTAGGGCTCAACCCGGAAGAAATTTTTGAAACATATAAAAGTGAAATACCTGCCTCACATAATGAAGACGTGCCGCAGCTTTCAAGAGTAAAAACGCAAAAGACAATATCGGAAGGGAATGCGAGGGTTTTTGACATTCTGCCAAAAGTACTAATTGCCGTTTTTGTCATTGGAGTAGCAGGAATTTTCTATTATTTCATATCTCATCATTCGGGCAGTATATCCAATCAATCATCAAAAAAAGATAACGAACCGGTGAAGGTGATTACGAATAAAGTAAAGGCTAATGAGACAGATACTGCTGACAAAAAGGACAGCCAAAACACAGCAAACCAAGCAAAAAAGGATAATCCTTCACCACCAGCAGTACAGCAGCAGGTAAAACAAGAGGTTTCAGTTGTGCAGTCCAGCGGCCGAAATACCACTTATTCTGTCAAAAATACTAGTAAATTTGTTGTGAAACTAGTTTCCCGTGGAACTACGTGGGTCAGCATCAAAACTGGCAGCGGCAAATCTGTATTCCAAGGGATGCTGACAAAGGGCACTTCAGAGAGCCAAACAGCTGATTTATCAGCTGAAACTATGGCTGTAATTAAGGTTGGAAATGCCGCGGATACCGACATATATGTCAACGACGAAAAGCTTCAATATGCAATACCGCCGTCACAATCGGTTCAGAACATTACGATTCAATATGTTCCGAAAAGCTAA
- the pgsA gene encoding CDP-diacylglycerol--glycerol-3-phosphate 3-phosphatidyltransferase, with translation MNLPNKITVSRILLMPLFMLIMLTHLHWGNMHILGTTLPVTHFIGALIFIVASATDWVDGHLARKYNLVTNMGKFLDPLADKLLVSAALIVLVELGYAPSWIVIVIISREFAVTGLRLLLAGEGEVVAANMLGKIKTWTQIVAIASLLLHNIIFNMIPFRFDIVCLWVALIFTIWSGWDYFAKNSHVFKNSK, from the coding sequence ATGAATTTACCAAATAAAATTACAGTTTCGAGAATACTGCTGATGCCTCTATTTATGCTAATCATGCTTACCCACTTACACTGGGGGAACATGCATATTCTTGGCACTACCCTACCTGTTACCCATTTCATTGGTGCTCTGATTTTTATTGTGGCATCTGCAACGGACTGGGTAGATGGGCATTTGGCACGAAAGTATAATCTTGTCACCAATATGGGGAAATTTCTTGATCCACTCGCTGATAAGCTGCTCGTTTCAGCCGCACTTATTGTATTGGTCGAACTTGGGTATGCACCATCATGGATCGTCATCGTGATCATCAGCAGAGAGTTTGCGGTAACTGGACTTCGTCTTTTGCTAGCTGGCGAAGGAGAAGTCGTGGCTGCCAATATGCTTGGCAAAATCAAAACTTGGACGCAGATCGTCGCGATAGCGTCACTATTATTACATAATATCATTTTTAATATGATCCCGTTTCGCTTTGATATTGTGTGTTTATGGGTTGCGTTAATCTTTACGATTTGGTCTGGCTGGGATTATTTTGCTAAAAACAGTCACGTATTTAAAAATTCAAAATAA
- a CDS encoding competence/damage-inducible protein A: protein MNAEIIAVGSELLLGQIVNTNAKFLSQQLAGLGIDVYYHTVVGDNPDRLKAAIEIAENRSRMIIFTGGLGPTKDDLTKETIARHLGKQLVFDQAALESIEQYFKKANRVMTENNRKQALVLEGADVLPNDHGMAPGMVLEQDSHIYMLLPGPPKEMEPMFIQYGSQALASKAGTKEQIVSRVLRFFGIGEAALETAIVDLIDSQSNPTIAPLAGDGEVTLRLTAKHMDKKTANTMLDEVENKINQRVGHYLYGYDQTSLLEELMKVLIGEKMTITAAESLTGGLFQKEITTVPGASAVFKGGTVCYSNEIKHQILNVKQETLDTYGAVSEECAIELAENAAKIFKTDIGISFTGVAGPDELEGKPVGTVYIGIAMSGRPVFAEKLTLAGSRAATRTRAVKYGCYYLLKALKESQNCK from the coding sequence ATGAATGCTGAAATAATCGCAGTAGGCTCTGAACTGTTACTTGGACAAATTGTTAATACAAACGCAAAATTTTTATCACAGCAACTTGCTGGTTTAGGAATTGATGTGTATTACCATACGGTTGTAGGTGATAATCCTGACAGACTGAAAGCAGCAATTGAAATTGCTGAGAATCGCTCGAGAATGATCATTTTTACCGGTGGACTTGGACCGACAAAAGATGATTTGACAAAGGAAACGATTGCCCGTCATCTCGGGAAACAACTTGTTTTCGATCAAGCTGCCTTGGAATCAATTGAGCAATATTTCAAAAAAGCCAACAGGGTCATGACTGAAAATAATCGAAAACAGGCTTTGGTGTTAGAAGGGGCCGATGTTCTTCCAAATGACCATGGGATGGCGCCAGGAATGGTATTAGAGCAAGATTCACATATTTATATGCTGCTTCCAGGCCCGCCTAAGGAAATGGAACCTATGTTTATACAATATGGGAGTCAAGCACTAGCTTCAAAAGCTGGTACAAAAGAACAAATCGTTTCCCGGGTTCTGCGCTTTTTTGGCATTGGAGAGGCCGCGCTTGAAACGGCAATTGTCGATTTAATCGATTCCCAAAGTAACCCTACAATCGCACCGCTTGCAGGTGATGGGGAAGTGACCTTAAGATTAACTGCAAAGCATATGGATAAAAAAACTGCCAACACCATGCTGGATGAAGTAGAAAATAAAATTAATCAGAGGGTTGGGCATTATCTTTATGGCTATGACCAAACTTCATTGTTAGAAGAATTAATGAAGGTGTTAATAGGTGAAAAAATGACGATCACAGCAGCGGAAAGCCTAACCGGCGGCCTGTTTCAAAAGGAAATTACAACAGTTCCTGGAGCAAGCGCAGTGTTTAAAGGCGGTACCGTTTGCTACTCCAACGAGATCAAACATCAAATATTAAATGTAAAACAGGAAACGCTTGATACATACGGAGCAGTCAGCGAAGAATGTGCAATTGAACTAGCTGAAAATGCCGCAAAGATTTTCAAAACGGATATTGGTATCAGTTTTACAGGTGTCGCCGGCCCGGATGAATTAGAAGGGAAACCAGTTGGTACGGTCTATATTGGTATCGCCATGTCAGGAAGACCTGTTTTTGCTGAAAAACTCACACTTGCCGGATCCAGAGCAGCCACTAGAACCCGCGCAGTAAAATATGGTTGTTATTACCTATTAAAGGCATTGAAAGAATCACAGAACTGCAAATAA
- the recA gene encoding recombinase RecA, whose protein sequence is MSDRKAALEMALKQIEKQFGKGSIMKMGEQTETKISTVPSGSLALDVALGVGGYPRGRIIEIYGPESSGKTTVALHAIAEVQAKGGQAAFIDAEHALDPTYAHKLGVNIDELLLSQPDTGEQALEIAEALVRSGAVDIIVIDSVAALVPKAEIEGEMGDSHVGLQARLMSQALRKLSGAINKSKTIAVFINQIREKVGVMFGNPETTPGGRALKFYSSVRLEVRRAEQLKQGNDIVGNKTKIKVVKNKVAPPFRTAEVDIMYGEGISREGEIIDMGSELDIIQKSGSWYSYNDERLGQGRENAKLFLKENSNVSLEIHQKIRDHYGLDAEKTIAETDDDDDQFELLD, encoded by the coding sequence GTGAGTGACCGCAAGGCCGCGTTAGAAATGGCGCTAAAACAAATAGAAAAACAATTCGGTAAGGGCTCCATTATGAAAATGGGGGAACAGACAGAAACTAAAATTTCAACAGTTCCAAGCGGCTCATTAGCGCTAGACGTTGCTCTTGGTGTTGGGGGATATCCAAGAGGGCGTATCATTGAAATTTACGGTCCTGAAAGTTCTGGTAAAACAACCGTAGCTCTACATGCAATCGCAGAAGTACAAGCAAAAGGGGGACAAGCAGCATTTATCGATGCCGAACATGCGCTCGATCCAACTTATGCACATAAATTAGGTGTCAACATTGACGAATTACTATTATCACAGCCAGATACAGGAGAACAAGCTCTAGAGATTGCCGAAGCATTAGTACGCAGCGGTGCCGTTGATATCATTGTCATCGACTCTGTAGCTGCATTAGTGCCTAAAGCAGAGATTGAAGGTGAAATGGGAGATTCCCATGTTGGTCTTCAAGCTCGTTTGATGTCTCAAGCACTTCGAAAATTATCTGGAGCAATCAACAAATCGAAAACAATTGCTGTCTTTATCAATCAGATTCGTGAAAAAGTGGGAGTAATGTTCGGAAATCCTGAGACAACACCAGGGGGACGTGCCCTTAAGTTTTACTCATCTGTTCGTCTTGAAGTGCGCCGCGCAGAACAGTTAAAGCAAGGAAACGATATAGTCGGTAATAAGACAAAAATTAAAGTGGTGAAGAACAAGGTAGCTCCACCGTTCCGTACAGCAGAAGTGGACATCATGTATGGAGAAGGAATTTCAAGGGAAGGCGAAATTATTGATATGGGCTCTGAATTGGACATTATCCAAAAGAGCGGATCTTGGTATTCATACAATGATGAACGACTTGGACAAGGCCGGGAAAATGCGAAGCTATTCCTAAAGGAAAATTCGAATGTTTCTCTTGAAATTCATCAAAAAATCCGTGATCACTATGGTTTGGATGCAGAAAAAACTATTGCGGAAACAGATGATGACGACGATCAATTTGAATTACTCGATTAA
- the rny gene encoding ribonuclease Y → MGPITIISILLGLIVGAVVGYFTRKSIAEAKIAGAKNAAEQILEDAKRDADSLKKEALLEAKDEIHKLRTEAEREVRERRSELQKQENRLLQREENLDRKDEALNKREILLEKKDDSLNQRQQHIEEMESKVDELVQTQQSELERISSLTREEAKAIILEKTDKELAFETAMMIKESENRAKEEADKKAKEILSLAIQRCAADHVAETTVSVVNLPNDEMKGRIIGREGRNIRTLETLTGIDLIIDDTPEAVILSGFDPIRRETARLALEKLVQDGRIHPARIEEMVEKSRREVDEHIREVGEQTTFEVGVHGLHPDLIKILGRLKYRTSYGQNVLKHSMEVAHLSGLLAAELGQDETLARRAGLLHDIGKAIDHEVEGSHVEIGVELATKYKEHPVVINSIASHHGDTAPTSTIAVLVAAADALSAARPGARSETLENYIRRLEKLEEISESYEGVEKSFAIQAGREVRIIVRPDAIDDLAAHRLARDIRKRIEEELDYPGHIKVTVIRETRAVEYAK, encoded by the coding sequence ATGGGACCAATTACAATCATCTCCATTTTGCTTGGCCTTATCGTCGGTGCCGTTGTTGGCTATTTTACTCGTAAATCCATTGCTGAAGCGAAAATTGCAGGCGCAAAGAATGCTGCAGAGCAGATTTTAGAGGATGCAAAGCGTGATGCTGATTCCTTAAAAAAGGAAGCTCTGTTAGAGGCAAAGGATGAAATTCACAAGCTTCGCACAGAAGCGGAACGTGAGGTTCGTGAACGAAGAAGTGAACTGCAAAAACAAGAAAATCGTTTACTGCAAAGAGAAGAGAATTTAGATCGAAAGGATGAAGCGTTAAATAAACGTGAAATTCTATTAGAAAAGAAGGATGATTCTCTAAACCAAAGACAACAGCATATTGAAGAGATGGAAAGCAAAGTGGACGAGTTGGTTCAAACACAACAATCTGAACTCGAACGCATTTCGAGCTTAACACGTGAGGAAGCGAAGGCAATTATTCTTGAAAAGACAGATAAGGAATTGGCCTTTGAAACCGCGATGATGATTAAAGAAAGCGAAAATCGTGCGAAAGAGGAAGCTGACAAAAAAGCGAAAGAAATTTTATCGCTTGCAATCCAGCGTTGCGCTGCTGACCATGTTGCAGAAACGACAGTATCTGTCGTGAACCTTCCAAATGATGAAATGAAGGGCCGAATTATTGGCCGTGAAGGGCGTAACATCCGTACACTTGAAACATTAACAGGTATTGATTTAATTATTGACGACACACCAGAAGCAGTTATTCTTTCAGGTTTTGATCCTATCCGCCGGGAAACAGCTCGCTTAGCACTTGAAAAGCTTGTCCAAGATGGCCGCATACATCCTGCACGGATTGAGGAAATGGTCGAAAAATCTCGCCGAGAAGTGGATGAGCATATTCGTGAAGTGGGAGAGCAAACTACTTTTGAAGTGGGAGTTCACGGTTTACATCCAGATCTAATTAAAATACTCGGCCGATTAAAGTATCGGACCAGTTACGGTCAAAATGTGTTAAAGCATTCTATGGAGGTCGCACACCTCTCTGGCTTGCTCGCTGCTGAACTGGGACAGGACGAAACTCTTGCAAGAAGAGCAGGTTTACTGCATGATATTGGTAAAGCAATTGATCATGAAGTGGAAGGAAGTCACGTTGAAATCGGTGTAGAACTTGCTACAAAATACAAGGAACATCCGGTAGTAATCAATAGTATAGCTTCCCATCATGGTGATACTGCTCCAACATCAACTATTGCGGTTCTGGTTGCAGCTGCAGATGCATTATCAGCCGCAAGACCGGGAGCTCGAAGTGAAACGCTTGAAAATTATATCCGACGCTTAGAAAAGCTGGAGGAAATCTCAGAATCCTACGAAGGCGTAGAGAAATCCTTTGCGATCCAAGCAGGCCGTGAGGTAAGGATTATCGTAAGACCAGACGCGATTGATGATTTGGCAGCGCATCGACTGGCACGAGACATCCGCAAGCGAATCGAAGAAGAACTTGATTATCCAGGACATATAAAAGTAACAGTCATTCGTGAAACAAGGGCTGTAGAATATGCAAAATAA
- a CDS encoding TIGR00282 family metallophosphoesterase, which yields MKLLFIGDVVGSPGRDMVKEYLPKLKEKYRPNITIINGENAAGGKGITEKLYRQFLEMGAQAVTLGNHSWDNREIFEFIEQAKYLVRPANFPNGTPGKGIIFLKVNEIEVAVINLQGRTFMNPIDCPFQKADELVSMARTRTPFIFVDFHAEVTSEKQAMGWYLDGRVSAVVGTHTHVQTADQRILPGGTAYLTDVGMTGPYDGILGIEREAVLKRFLTSLPVRFEVTTKGRDQLSAVLIELDRKTGLAKKIDPILINEDHPFFS from the coding sequence ATGAAATTATTATTTATTGGCGATGTTGTCGGTTCGCCAGGAAGAGATATGGTGAAGGAATATCTTCCGAAATTAAAAGAAAAATACCGCCCTAATATAACGATTATTAACGGTGAAAATGCAGCAGGCGGGAAAGGGATTACTGAAAAATTATACCGCCAATTTTTGGAGATGGGGGCTCAGGCAGTCACTTTGGGCAACCATAGTTGGGATAACAGGGAGATATTCGAATTTATCGAGCAGGCAAAATATTTAGTTCGCCCAGCCAACTTTCCAAATGGTACACCTGGAAAAGGCATTATTTTTCTGAAAGTGAACGAAATTGAAGTGGCTGTTATCAACTTGCAAGGCCGAACCTTTATGAATCCGATCGATTGTCCTTTTCAAAAAGCAGATGAACTTGTCTCAATGGCTAGAACAAGAACCCCTTTTATTTTTGTTGACTTTCATGCTGAAGTCACTAGTGAGAAACAAGCGATGGGCTGGTATTTGGATGGCAGGGTATCTGCGGTAGTTGGGACCCACACACATGTGCAAACGGCAGATCAGCGTATATTGCCAGGCGGTACCGCTTATCTTACAGATGTTGGGATGACGGGGCCGTATGATGGTATTCTTGGAATTGAAAGAGAAGCAGTTCTTAAAAGGTTCCTCACAAGCCTTCCTGTCCGATTTGAGGTAACGACGAAGGGTAGGGACCAGCTGAGTGCCGTTTTAATTGAACTTGATCGTAAAACAGGTCTCGCTAAGAAGATTGATCCAATCCTGATTAACGAAGATCATCCATTTTTTTCCTAA
- the spoVS gene encoding stage V sporulation protein SpoVS, whose amino-acid sequence MEILKVSAKSNPNSVAGALAGVLRERGAAEIQAIGAGALNQAVKAVAIARGFVAPSGVDLICVPAFTDILIDGEERTAIKLIVEPR is encoded by the coding sequence ATGGAAATATTAAAAGTTTCAGCAAAATCTAATCCTAATTCTGTAGCTGGTGCACTTGCCGGAGTTCTGCGTGAAAGAGGTGCAGCAGAGATACAGGCAATTGGTGCGGGTGCATTGAATCAAGCCGTAAAGGCAGTAGCCATTGCTCGAGGATTTGTAGCGCCTAGCGGAGTGGATTTGATCTGTGTACCTGCGTTTACCGATATTTTAATTGACGGGGAAGAACGCACAGCTATTAAGTTAATTGTAGAACCAAGGTAG